One window of Papilio machaon chromosome 18, ilPapMach1.1, whole genome shotgun sequence genomic DNA carries:
- the LOC106721155 gene encoding probable serine/threonine-protein kinase DDB_G0267686 isoform X1 translates to MNPPSALYGSMNKERKPFTYTPGGLDLSQIKSERMAQRLLRNAMDQGVPEQQTSHLQSPPTPTALNVPNFNCLPVQVFPTFPLPSNPKSLLKTRSNQQKEPCLQDIPNLEQLKTNSNGIGLKQCFQNNNKNISNYNQSNNENKNNDQSLPLHEYTPPIVRSYPSYETSEYADAGSPKCYLPTEKEVITPEDNQYKYNDEIIKNKSICEPSVTKTSDTSLRPLLTSTYTMEKNIPETLEEMTGTENNQVDNQVKVVKKQIETENNTEEQNGDANVEAAVTIKLPGKKSSAKTETKVEVVKNVRPDGSIEEVKTTTTKTTIDGKTEIRTKTETTIIPKEEEYEEEEFVEEEEEEEENEQENAVVEETAASNEDQRENNVENDSEVDEDIKQEENENLSQEETSETIITKQVTVTQSEQKQENSEETEEVEEEEEKEAEVESKNEENQIENNINDNREESEEDADDEDEEKIHIKNEKKQEPEEKDMVQENQEPEAKPEEELEETETVTPESEETRLEETMKTEVEKEKEVITDDSKSLTNVIKATVDNEPCDNEQSENSTVQFQDTKSSNEHKEEIIVEVQVLKPNSQETQDSKIENEVKSSLPSERNIPFREPSAPLEKVEDVEIKPIGEIISKTRTENTEIITSSLDKPTTGLSTQTAYNRIENIVTVNKTTKTLDHAYDQHAPLGIPTVKTYFAPTTDRLTTSPYQPVYTPEPQTERRHSLLLDRLSVDRQIPAAELYQSNYQTYEQNQWTQEPQSEVLTVSNVKPSTITKNQQWYQQTRKEEVSYDSAPSHSAPTQDWSTPPQQRQTPQPSQTQFQYQPQTQPSYIDKQDTFTSTLNNSNAFQQSTYQPSYTPKPTSWVGNNVNLPKTIPTINKPPSQYSYVNKEPTETYQTPPQPYSSSYIPPPWEQDSNYVPENLNQTYYTPPPSNKFTSNATPAWTPKPTSKFSKPKPTSYIPPAPNQSFVKPVTVTDQPKLPGRKTYYSEYERRYISVPESTYIPTENKFQAQPDPSPQYYYDNNEPKENVEHEWRKELREFSEKTQSQTFTDQTSVKPPWEEDPKYYAPTVTTEYTSTPTWSQTLRPSSWRDRSFESEFGRAKELARTNTLGRGRPQSSYVKSNISTPIPERTRGVSVDRYNPNNYKSPVPSEYPPVQSHTLDPTVGAKTYHNPNVPAYNSRASAEPREQTAAFPQPRHYAEARAPPLQSRSFKYLQWITGTED, encoded by the exons atgaATCCACCGTCGGCATTATATGGTAGCATGAATAAGGAGCGAAAGCCGTTTACTTATACCCCTGGAGGACTAGATTTGTCACAGATCAAATCAGAGCGTATGGCCCAAAGATTATTGAGAAATGCAATGGACCAGGGTGTCCCAGAGCAACAGACGTCACATCTGCAATCGCCACCGACACCCACAGCACTAAATGTGCccaattttaattgtttaccgGTACAAGTCTTCCCAACTTTTCCTCTACCATCGAATCcgaaatcattattaaagaCGAGAAGCAATCAACAAAAGGAGCCATGTTTACAAGATATACCGAATTTggaacaattaaaaacaaatagcaATGGAATTGGTTTAAAACAATGCTttcaaaacaacaataaaaatatatcgaaTTATAATCAATCGAATaacgaaaacaaaaacaatgatCAGTCTTTACCATTACATGAATATACTCCGCCAATAGTTCGATCCTACCCGAGTTACGAAACTAGTGAATATGCAGATGCAGGTTCTCCGAAATGTTACTTGCCTACAGAAAAAGAAGTAATAACCCCCGAAGATAACCAGTACAAGTATAATGatgaaatcataaaaaataaaagtatatgtGAACCTTCTGTAACAAAGACTTCAGATACCTCGCTAAGACCTTTACTGACTTCGACTTACacaatggaaaaaaatatacctgAAACATTGGAAGAGATGACGGGAACAGAAAATAATCAGGTGGAT AATCAAGTAAAAGTCGTCAAGAAACAAATTGAAACAGAAAACAATACGGAAGAACAAAATGGTGACGCGAACGTTGAAGCTGCTGTAACTATTAAGTTACCTGGGAAAAAATCTTCGGCTAAAACGGAGACAAAAGTGGAAGTAGTTAAAAACGTTCGGCCAGATGGGTCTATTGAGGAAgttaaaacaacaacaacaaagaCGACTATTGACGGAAAAACGGAAATCAGGACTAAAACGGAGACAACTATAATACCAAAAGAGGAAGAATATGAAGAGGAAGAGTTTGTTGAAgaggaagaagaagaagaagaaaatgaACAAGAGAATGCAGTTGTTGAAGAAACTGCTGCATCCAATGAAGACCAAAGAGAAAATAACGTAGAAAATGACTCAGAAGTAGATGAAGATATAAAACAggaagaaaatgaaaatttgagTCAAGAAGAAACTTCGGAAAcgataataacaaaacaagtaACAGTAACCCAGTCTGAACAAAAGCAGGAAAATTCTGAAGAAACTGAAGAAgttgaagaagaagaagaaaaagaagctgaagttgaaagtaaaaatgaagaaaatcagattgaaaataatattaacgatAATAGAGAGGAATCGGAAGAAGATGCTGACGATGAAGACGAAGAAAAGATACACATCAAAAATGAGAAGAAGCAGGAACCTGAAGAAAAAGATATGGTCCAAGAAAACCAGGAACCTGAAGCTAAACCAGAAGAAGAACTAGAAGAAACAGAAACTGTTACGCCCGAATCCGAAGAAACACGATTGGAAGAAACAATGAAAACGGaagttgaaaaagaaaaagaagttATTACGGATGATAGCAAAAGTTTgacaaatgttataaaagcAACGGTTGACAATGAACCTTGTGATAACGAGCAATCCGAAAACAGTACTGTACAGTTCCAAGATACTAAATCGAGTAATGAACATAAAGAAGAAATTATTGTAGAAGTGCAAGTCTTGAAACCAAACTCACAGGAAACACAAGACTCTAAGATTGAGAATGAAGTTAAATCGTCATTGCCATCAGAACGCAACATACCTTTCAGAGAACCCTCAGCACCACTTGAGAAGGTCGAAGATGTAGAAATTAAACCAATTGGTGAAATAATTTCCAAAACTCGCACAGAAAATACCGAAATTATAACATCTTCATTAGATAAACCCACTACTGGATTAAGTACACAAACCGCGTATAACagaatagaaaatattgtgacagtaaataaaacaaccaaAACATTAGACCACGCGTATGACCAGCATGCACCACTCGGCATTCCGactgtaaaaacatatttcgctCCTACAACAGATAGGTTAACAACGTCTCCTTATCAACCAGTTTATACTCCTGAACCTCAAACTGAAAGAAGACACAGTTTACTGCTTGACCGGCTTAGTGTCGATCGACAAATACCAGCCGCAGAGCTTTACCAAAGTAATTATCAGACTTATGAACAAAATCAATGGACACAAGAACCTCAATCAGAAGTTTTAACTGTAAGTAATGTGAAACCTAGTACAATTACAAAGAACCAGCAATGGTATCAACAGACGAGAAAAGAAGAAGTTTCTTATGATTCAGCGCCATCTCATAGCGCACCCACTCAAGACTGGAGCACACCACCACAACAAAGGCAAACGCCGCAACCTTCTCAGACTCAGTTTCAATATCAACCGCAGACTCAACCATCATACATTGATAAACAAGACACTTTCACATCTACATTGAATAATTCTAATGCCTTTCAACAGAGCACGTACCAACCATCTTACACGCCTAAACCAACTAGCTGGGTAGGCAATAATGTCAACTTACCAAAAACGATTCCTACGATAAACAAACCACCGAGTCAGTATTCATATGTAAACAAAGAACCTACAGAAACATATCAAACGCCGCCTCAACCTTATTCATCCTCTTATATTCCACCTCCATGGGAACAAGATTCCAACTATGTACCGGAAAATTTGAACCAAACTTACTATACACCACCTCCAAGCAATAAGTTTACCAGTAACGCTACTCCCGCTTGGACACCCAAGCCAACAAGTAAATTCTCAAAACCAAAACCTACATCGTACATACCACCTGCACCGAATCAATCTTTCGTCAAACCAGTAACTGTGACCGATCAACCGAAATTGCCTGGCCGTAAAACATACTACAGTGAATATGAAAGACGTTATATCTCAGTACCAGAATCTACGTACATACCGACAGAAAACAAGTTCCAAGCGCAGCCTGATCCGTCGCCACAATATTACTACGATAATAACGAACCAAAGGAGAATGTCGAGCATGAATGGCGAAAAGAGCTACGAGAATTTTCGGAGAAAACACAGAGTCAGACTTTCACTGACCAAACATCAGTAAAACCTCCATGGGAAGAGGATCCCAAGTACTACGCTCCTACAGTCACTACTGAATACACTTCCACACCTACTTGGAGTCAAACCTTAAGACCGAGTTCATGGCGCGATAGGAGCTTTGAATCGGAGTTCGGAAGAGCAAAAGAATTAGCAAGAACAAACACGTTGGGCCGTGGAAGACCTCAGAGCTCATATGTGAAGAGCAACATTAGTACTCCAATCCCGGAGAGGACTCGTGGAGTTTCAGTGGATAGATACAAtccaaataattataagtctCCAGTACCGTCTGAGTATCCTCCAGTCCAGAGTCACACTTTAGACCCAACCGTTGGCGCGAAGACATACCATAACCCTAACGTACCAGCTTATAACTCCCGAGCCTCTGCTGAACCTAG AGAGCAAACGGCAGCTTTTCCCCAACCACGGCACTACGCGGAAGCGCGGGCACCACCTCTGCAATCAAGATCCTTTAAGTACCTTCAATGGATAACTGGAACTGAAGATTGa
- the LOC106721155 gene encoding GATA zinc finger domain-containing protein 7 isoform X2: MNPPSALYGSMNKERKPFTYTPGGLDLSQIKSERMAQRLLRNAMDQGVPEQQTSHLQSPPTPTALNVPNFNCLPVQVFPTFPLPSNPKSLLKTRSNQQKEPCLQDIPNLEQLKTNSNGIGLKQCFQNNNKNISNYNQSNNENKNNDQSLPLHEYTPPIVRSYPSYETSEYADAGSPKCYLPTEKEVITPEDNQYKYNDEIIKNKSICEPSVTKTSDTSLRPLLTSTYTMEKNIPETLEEMTGTENNQNQVKVVKKQIETENNTEEQNGDANVEAAVTIKLPGKKSSAKTETKVEVVKNVRPDGSIEEVKTTTTKTTIDGKTEIRTKTETTIIPKEEEYEEEEFVEEEEEEEENEQENAVVEETAASNEDQRENNVENDSEVDEDIKQEENENLSQEETSETIITKQVTVTQSEQKQENSEETEEVEEEEEKEAEVESKNEENQIENNINDNREESEEDADDEDEEKIHIKNEKKQEPEEKDMVQENQEPEAKPEEELEETETVTPESEETRLEETMKTEVEKEKEVITDDSKSLTNVIKATVDNEPCDNEQSENSTVQFQDTKSSNEHKEEIIVEVQVLKPNSQETQDSKIENEVKSSLPSERNIPFREPSAPLEKVEDVEIKPIGEIISKTRTENTEIITSSLDKPTTGLSTQTAYNRIENIVTVNKTTKTLDHAYDQHAPLGIPTVKTYFAPTTDRLTTSPYQPVYTPEPQTERRHSLLLDRLSVDRQIPAAELYQSNYQTYEQNQWTQEPQSEVLTVSNVKPSTITKNQQWYQQTRKEEVSYDSAPSHSAPTQDWSTPPQQRQTPQPSQTQFQYQPQTQPSYIDKQDTFTSTLNNSNAFQQSTYQPSYTPKPTSWVGNNVNLPKTIPTINKPPSQYSYVNKEPTETYQTPPQPYSSSYIPPPWEQDSNYVPENLNQTYYTPPPSNKFTSNATPAWTPKPTSKFSKPKPTSYIPPAPNQSFVKPVTVTDQPKLPGRKTYYSEYERRYISVPESTYIPTENKFQAQPDPSPQYYYDNNEPKENVEHEWRKELREFSEKTQSQTFTDQTSVKPPWEEDPKYYAPTVTTEYTSTPTWSQTLRPSSWRDRSFESEFGRAKELARTNTLGRGRPQSSYVKSNISTPIPERTRGVSVDRYNPNNYKSPVPSEYPPVQSHTLDPTVGAKTYHNPNVPAYNSRASAEPREQTAAFPQPRHYAEARAPPLQSRSFKYLQWITGTED; encoded by the exons atgaATCCACCGTCGGCATTATATGGTAGCATGAATAAGGAGCGAAAGCCGTTTACTTATACCCCTGGAGGACTAGATTTGTCACAGATCAAATCAGAGCGTATGGCCCAAAGATTATTGAGAAATGCAATGGACCAGGGTGTCCCAGAGCAACAGACGTCACATCTGCAATCGCCACCGACACCCACAGCACTAAATGTGCccaattttaattgtttaccgGTACAAGTCTTCCCAACTTTTCCTCTACCATCGAATCcgaaatcattattaaagaCGAGAAGCAATCAACAAAAGGAGCCATGTTTACAAGATATACCGAATTTggaacaattaaaaacaaatagcaATGGAATTGGTTTAAAACAATGCTttcaaaacaacaataaaaatatatcgaaTTATAATCAATCGAATaacgaaaacaaaaacaatgatCAGTCTTTACCATTACATGAATATACTCCGCCAATAGTTCGATCCTACCCGAGTTACGAAACTAGTGAATATGCAGATGCAGGTTCTCCGAAATGTTACTTGCCTACAGAAAAAGAAGTAATAACCCCCGAAGATAACCAGTACAAGTATAATGatgaaatcataaaaaataaaagtatatgtGAACCTTCTGTAACAAAGACTTCAGATACCTCGCTAAGACCTTTACTGACTTCGACTTACacaatggaaaaaaatatacctgAAACATTGGAAGAGATGACGGGAACAGAAAATAATCAG AATCAAGTAAAAGTCGTCAAGAAACAAATTGAAACAGAAAACAATACGGAAGAACAAAATGGTGACGCGAACGTTGAAGCTGCTGTAACTATTAAGTTACCTGGGAAAAAATCTTCGGCTAAAACGGAGACAAAAGTGGAAGTAGTTAAAAACGTTCGGCCAGATGGGTCTATTGAGGAAgttaaaacaacaacaacaaagaCGACTATTGACGGAAAAACGGAAATCAGGACTAAAACGGAGACAACTATAATACCAAAAGAGGAAGAATATGAAGAGGAAGAGTTTGTTGAAgaggaagaagaagaagaagaaaatgaACAAGAGAATGCAGTTGTTGAAGAAACTGCTGCATCCAATGAAGACCAAAGAGAAAATAACGTAGAAAATGACTCAGAAGTAGATGAAGATATAAAACAggaagaaaatgaaaatttgagTCAAGAAGAAACTTCGGAAAcgataataacaaaacaagtaACAGTAACCCAGTCTGAACAAAAGCAGGAAAATTCTGAAGAAACTGAAGAAgttgaagaagaagaagaaaaagaagctgaagttgaaagtaaaaatgaagaaaatcagattgaaaataatattaacgatAATAGAGAGGAATCGGAAGAAGATGCTGACGATGAAGACGAAGAAAAGATACACATCAAAAATGAGAAGAAGCAGGAACCTGAAGAAAAAGATATGGTCCAAGAAAACCAGGAACCTGAAGCTAAACCAGAAGAAGAACTAGAAGAAACAGAAACTGTTACGCCCGAATCCGAAGAAACACGATTGGAAGAAACAATGAAAACGGaagttgaaaaagaaaaagaagttATTACGGATGATAGCAAAAGTTTgacaaatgttataaaagcAACGGTTGACAATGAACCTTGTGATAACGAGCAATCCGAAAACAGTACTGTACAGTTCCAAGATACTAAATCGAGTAATGAACATAAAGAAGAAATTATTGTAGAAGTGCAAGTCTTGAAACCAAACTCACAGGAAACACAAGACTCTAAGATTGAGAATGAAGTTAAATCGTCATTGCCATCAGAACGCAACATACCTTTCAGAGAACCCTCAGCACCACTTGAGAAGGTCGAAGATGTAGAAATTAAACCAATTGGTGAAATAATTTCCAAAACTCGCACAGAAAATACCGAAATTATAACATCTTCATTAGATAAACCCACTACTGGATTAAGTACACAAACCGCGTATAACagaatagaaaatattgtgacagtaaataaaacaaccaaAACATTAGACCACGCGTATGACCAGCATGCACCACTCGGCATTCCGactgtaaaaacatatttcgctCCTACAACAGATAGGTTAACAACGTCTCCTTATCAACCAGTTTATACTCCTGAACCTCAAACTGAAAGAAGACACAGTTTACTGCTTGACCGGCTTAGTGTCGATCGACAAATACCAGCCGCAGAGCTTTACCAAAGTAATTATCAGACTTATGAACAAAATCAATGGACACAAGAACCTCAATCAGAAGTTTTAACTGTAAGTAATGTGAAACCTAGTACAATTACAAAGAACCAGCAATGGTATCAACAGACGAGAAAAGAAGAAGTTTCTTATGATTCAGCGCCATCTCATAGCGCACCCACTCAAGACTGGAGCACACCACCACAACAAAGGCAAACGCCGCAACCTTCTCAGACTCAGTTTCAATATCAACCGCAGACTCAACCATCATACATTGATAAACAAGACACTTTCACATCTACATTGAATAATTCTAATGCCTTTCAACAGAGCACGTACCAACCATCTTACACGCCTAAACCAACTAGCTGGGTAGGCAATAATGTCAACTTACCAAAAACGATTCCTACGATAAACAAACCACCGAGTCAGTATTCATATGTAAACAAAGAACCTACAGAAACATATCAAACGCCGCCTCAACCTTATTCATCCTCTTATATTCCACCTCCATGGGAACAAGATTCCAACTATGTACCGGAAAATTTGAACCAAACTTACTATACACCACCTCCAAGCAATAAGTTTACCAGTAACGCTACTCCCGCTTGGACACCCAAGCCAACAAGTAAATTCTCAAAACCAAAACCTACATCGTACATACCACCTGCACCGAATCAATCTTTCGTCAAACCAGTAACTGTGACCGATCAACCGAAATTGCCTGGCCGTAAAACATACTACAGTGAATATGAAAGACGTTATATCTCAGTACCAGAATCTACGTACATACCGACAGAAAACAAGTTCCAAGCGCAGCCTGATCCGTCGCCACAATATTACTACGATAATAACGAACCAAAGGAGAATGTCGAGCATGAATGGCGAAAAGAGCTACGAGAATTTTCGGAGAAAACACAGAGTCAGACTTTCACTGACCAAACATCAGTAAAACCTCCATGGGAAGAGGATCCCAAGTACTACGCTCCTACAGTCACTACTGAATACACTTCCACACCTACTTGGAGTCAAACCTTAAGACCGAGTTCATGGCGCGATAGGAGCTTTGAATCGGAGTTCGGAAGAGCAAAAGAATTAGCAAGAACAAACACGTTGGGCCGTGGAAGACCTCAGAGCTCATATGTGAAGAGCAACATTAGTACTCCAATCCCGGAGAGGACTCGTGGAGTTTCAGTGGATAGATACAAtccaaataattataagtctCCAGTACCGTCTGAGTATCCTCCAGTCCAGAGTCACACTTTAGACCCAACCGTTGGCGCGAAGACATACCATAACCCTAACGTACCAGCTTATAACTCCCGAGCCTCTGCTGAACCTAG AGAGCAAACGGCAGCTTTTCCCCAACCACGGCACTACGCGGAAGCGCGGGCACCACCTCTGCAATCAAGATCCTTTAAGTACCTTCAATGGATAACTGGAACTGAAGATTGa
- the LOC106721155 gene encoding probable serine/threonine-protein kinase kinX isoform X3, whose translation MSTKEETVETVTKNQVKVVKKQIETENNTEEQNGDANVEAAVTIKLPGKKSSAKTETKVEVVKNVRPDGSIEEVKTTTTKTTIDGKTEIRTKTETTIIPKEEEYEEEEFVEEEEEEEENEQENAVVEETAASNEDQRENNVENDSEVDEDIKQEENENLSQEETSETIITKQVTVTQSEQKQENSEETEEVEEEEEKEAEVESKNEENQIENNINDNREESEEDADDEDEEKIHIKNEKKQEPEEKDMVQENQEPEAKPEEELEETETVTPESEETRLEETMKTEVEKEKEVITDDSKSLTNVIKATVDNEPCDNEQSENSTVQFQDTKSSNEHKEEIIVEVQVLKPNSQETQDSKIENEVKSSLPSERNIPFREPSAPLEKVEDVEIKPIGEIISKTRTENTEIITSSLDKPTTGLSTQTAYNRIENIVTVNKTTKTLDHAYDQHAPLGIPTVKTYFAPTTDRLTTSPYQPVYTPEPQTERRHSLLLDRLSVDRQIPAAELYQSNYQTYEQNQWTQEPQSEVLTVSNVKPSTITKNQQWYQQTRKEEVSYDSAPSHSAPTQDWSTPPQQRQTPQPSQTQFQYQPQTQPSYIDKQDTFTSTLNNSNAFQQSTYQPSYTPKPTSWVGNNVNLPKTIPTINKPPSQYSYVNKEPTETYQTPPQPYSSSYIPPPWEQDSNYVPENLNQTYYTPPPSNKFTSNATPAWTPKPTSKFSKPKPTSYIPPAPNQSFVKPVTVTDQPKLPGRKTYYSEYERRYISVPESTYIPTENKFQAQPDPSPQYYYDNNEPKENVEHEWRKELREFSEKTQSQTFTDQTSVKPPWEEDPKYYAPTVTTEYTSTPTWSQTLRPSSWRDRSFESEFGRAKELARTNTLGRGRPQSSYVKSNISTPIPERTRGVSVDRYNPNNYKSPVPSEYPPVQSHTLDPTVGAKTYHNPNVPAYNSRASAEPREQTAAFPQPRHYAEARAPPLQSRSFKYLQWITGTED comes from the exons ATGTCGACTAAAGAAGAAACTGTGGAGACAGTAACTAAA AATCAAGTAAAAGTCGTCAAGAAACAAATTGAAACAGAAAACAATACGGAAGAACAAAATGGTGACGCGAACGTTGAAGCTGCTGTAACTATTAAGTTACCTGGGAAAAAATCTTCGGCTAAAACGGAGACAAAAGTGGAAGTAGTTAAAAACGTTCGGCCAGATGGGTCTATTGAGGAAgttaaaacaacaacaacaaagaCGACTATTGACGGAAAAACGGAAATCAGGACTAAAACGGAGACAACTATAATACCAAAAGAGGAAGAATATGAAGAGGAAGAGTTTGTTGAAgaggaagaagaagaagaagaaaatgaACAAGAGAATGCAGTTGTTGAAGAAACTGCTGCATCCAATGAAGACCAAAGAGAAAATAACGTAGAAAATGACTCAGAAGTAGATGAAGATATAAAACAggaagaaaatgaaaatttgagTCAAGAAGAAACTTCGGAAAcgataataacaaaacaagtaACAGTAACCCAGTCTGAACAAAAGCAGGAAAATTCTGAAGAAACTGAAGAAgttgaagaagaagaagaaaaagaagctgaagttgaaagtaaaaatgaagaaaatcagattgaaaataatattaacgatAATAGAGAGGAATCGGAAGAAGATGCTGACGATGAAGACGAAGAAAAGATACACATCAAAAATGAGAAGAAGCAGGAACCTGAAGAAAAAGATATGGTCCAAGAAAACCAGGAACCTGAAGCTAAACCAGAAGAAGAACTAGAAGAAACAGAAACTGTTACGCCCGAATCCGAAGAAACACGATTGGAAGAAACAATGAAAACGGaagttgaaaaagaaaaagaagttATTACGGATGATAGCAAAAGTTTgacaaatgttataaaagcAACGGTTGACAATGAACCTTGTGATAACGAGCAATCCGAAAACAGTACTGTACAGTTCCAAGATACTAAATCGAGTAATGAACATAAAGAAGAAATTATTGTAGAAGTGCAAGTCTTGAAACCAAACTCACAGGAAACACAAGACTCTAAGATTGAGAATGAAGTTAAATCGTCATTGCCATCAGAACGCAACATACCTTTCAGAGAACCCTCAGCACCACTTGAGAAGGTCGAAGATGTAGAAATTAAACCAATTGGTGAAATAATTTCCAAAACTCGCACAGAAAATACCGAAATTATAACATCTTCATTAGATAAACCCACTACTGGATTAAGTACACAAACCGCGTATAACagaatagaaaatattgtgacagtaaataaaacaaccaaAACATTAGACCACGCGTATGACCAGCATGCACCACTCGGCATTCCGactgtaaaaacatatttcgctCCTACAACAGATAGGTTAACAACGTCTCCTTATCAACCAGTTTATACTCCTGAACCTCAAACTGAAAGAAGACACAGTTTACTGCTTGACCGGCTTAGTGTCGATCGACAAATACCAGCCGCAGAGCTTTACCAAAGTAATTATCAGACTTATGAACAAAATCAATGGACACAAGAACCTCAATCAGAAGTTTTAACTGTAAGTAATGTGAAACCTAGTACAATTACAAAGAACCAGCAATGGTATCAACAGACGAGAAAAGAAGAAGTTTCTTATGATTCAGCGCCATCTCATAGCGCACCCACTCAAGACTGGAGCACACCACCACAACAAAGGCAAACGCCGCAACCTTCTCAGACTCAGTTTCAATATCAACCGCAGACTCAACCATCATACATTGATAAACAAGACACTTTCACATCTACATTGAATAATTCTAATGCCTTTCAACAGAGCACGTACCAACCATCTTACACGCCTAAACCAACTAGCTGGGTAGGCAATAATGTCAACTTACCAAAAACGATTCCTACGATAAACAAACCACCGAGTCAGTATTCATATGTAAACAAAGAACCTACAGAAACATATCAAACGCCGCCTCAACCTTATTCATCCTCTTATATTCCACCTCCATGGGAACAAGATTCCAACTATGTACCGGAAAATTTGAACCAAACTTACTATACACCACCTCCAAGCAATAAGTTTACCAGTAACGCTACTCCCGCTTGGACACCCAAGCCAACAAGTAAATTCTCAAAACCAAAACCTACATCGTACATACCACCTGCACCGAATCAATCTTTCGTCAAACCAGTAACTGTGACCGATCAACCGAAATTGCCTGGCCGTAAAACATACTACAGTGAATATGAAAGACGTTATATCTCAGTACCAGAATCTACGTACATACCGACAGAAAACAAGTTCCAAGCGCAGCCTGATCCGTCGCCACAATATTACTACGATAATAACGAACCAAAGGAGAATGTCGAGCATGAATGGCGAAAAGAGCTACGAGAATTTTCGGAGAAAACACAGAGTCAGACTTTCACTGACCAAACATCAGTAAAACCTCCATGGGAAGAGGATCCCAAGTACTACGCTCCTACAGTCACTACTGAATACACTTCCACACCTACTTGGAGTCAAACCTTAAGACCGAGTTCATGGCGCGATAGGAGCTTTGAATCGGAGTTCGGAAGAGCAAAAGAATTAGCAAGAACAAACACGTTGGGCCGTGGAAGACCTCAGAGCTCATATGTGAAGAGCAACATTAGTACTCCAATCCCGGAGAGGACTCGTGGAGTTTCAGTGGATAGATACAAtccaaataattataagtctCCAGTACCGTCTGAGTATCCTCCAGTCCAGAGTCACACTTTAGACCCAACCGTTGGCGCGAAGACATACCATAACCCTAACGTACCAGCTTATAACTCCCGAGCCTCTGCTGAACCTAG AGAGCAAACGGCAGCTTTTCCCCAACCACGGCACTACGCGGAAGCGCGGGCACCACCTCTGCAATCAAGATCCTTTAAGTACCTTCAATGGATAACTGGAACTGAAGATTGa